The Bacteroides ovatus genomic interval AACATCAATCACTCCTCCCATTGCATCACTGCCATAGAGCAGTGAGGAGGGTCCTTTCAATACATTGACTGCTCCGATATTGAAAGCATCCAGTTCTAGTCCGTGATCGGCTCCCCATTGTTGTCCTTCCTGTTTGATTCCGTTTTCCAATACAGCAATCCGGTTGAATCCCATTCCGCGAATCATCGGTTTGGAGAAGCCCGAACCAATATCCATTGCCTGTACTCCGGGAATATTCTCCATCGCCTGCATGAAGTTTCCTGTAAAATGTTTGCGCAAAAAATCCTGATCGGCTACATCAACCGTAAGGGCAGACTTTTTCGCTTGACGTTGCTGGTACGTTTCGGTTACCACAACATCAGGCAAAAGCATGCTCTTGATTGAATCGGATTTCTGTGCATGGACGGATAAGGTTACAAATAGCCCTATTACGCCCGAAATAATTCCGATACGCATCAATTACAATCTTTTATTTAATGTGTAAAATGAATGTAAGGATAGATTGAAAGCCAATCTATCTCCATTGAAAATATGAGTATGTAATCATGCGACCGGAGGCCCGCGTAAATGATGCGAATAAGTTCGTTTGCAAACAACCTTATCCTGGTAAATAATCGGCTCGTAGGGCACGAGCGTCAGTGTGCAATGAAATTCTATCGGTTGAGGTTCAGTAAAGAAAGAAAGGGAGTATTGGCAGATCGCACAATCATCAGATGATTGGTGAGAATGCTTTGCATGGGAACACGACTTTTCATCCTCACTTCCATGATAGTGAAAGGTCTTCACTACAAAGAAGGGAATGAATGTCATGAATAACATCCATGCTATATATACCCTTATATTTTTCTTTTGATACATTCTCCCTCTATTGATTAATAGAATAGCGGGACAAATATAACAGTATGAAAAATAATCAGCAAGTTATACATCTTAATATGTGTTATCAGTAATAGAGTTCACCTCCCTTAATGTCCAAATCTCTTCATATTCATAAGCCTCTCCCGGCTTTAGTTTAACCATAGGACTGTTCGGTTCCATTTCCAAAAATTCATCATTAAAATAAATCATGTTAGGAAAACACACCTGCAAATTATTATCATATTTCCCCTGTGGAACATACTTATTTTGTTTGATATACAAATAATCACTGAACTGATAGAAATACATACCGTTTGTAGTATTTATCCCATATTTCTTTTGTTCGTCTCCTCCGGGAAATGCGGTAAAATAATGATTCTCTACATGAATACGTTCCTGCAGATGATGAGAGGGAATTAATGTATCTGCTGACAATGAAATCTCACTAAATCCCAATGGATATTGTGAATTTGGCATCGCTTCACAATAGTAAATCCCACCGGCAGGCAGTAATGTACGTGTCCAGAAACAATATTCAACCTCCCCATTTGAAATATTAGACATTCGCTGTTTAATATGCAGAACCGGCTGGTTCTCTTCCAAAAAGTAAATCCGCTCCACCTGAATACCCATCGCCTGTGAGGGATGGCTGACCAAGCGCAATTTATCTTCCTCAATAAAGGTTTGATAAGGTCCTGCCCAAATTGAATCATGGATATTCTCCGTTCTACGTTCATTACCGATATCAAATCTACCGGCATCAGGACTTCGTCTTGTTCGTATATAGTTCTCTACAGTCCAACCGTTGATAACAGAATCACTCCACAATATATTATCTCCACGACTCTCTAAGCCGAAATATAGAATTTGTCCGCCATACGTCGGATTAACAATTACGGAAACAGCCCTGTTAGATAGCTTAAGGCAGTTCTCCCACCCTCTGTAAGAAACTGTATCAACCTCCTGAACCGGACGATGTGAACAGGATAAACAGAGAAAAAACAAAAGAATGAATAGTATATATTTCATAAAAGGCCAACCTCTCTTGATTTATTTAAATTCCTTTGGAGAGGATTTGAGAAGTCCTCTCCAAAGGATCATTTTATACCGGAATAATTTCGACAGAGAATGTAGAAGATATTGTTTTATTAAGCCAGATTACGAGGCTTCCTCCTACTTTATCACTCAAATAGTCACTATCAGACACCAACGTCTTTCCACCAACCTTGACCGTTACATTTCCGCTTCCGGTCCAATTATCAATTCTAAATACAGGATTCTTCACTGCGCCGGTAGGGTTACAAGTAAACTGACAACTTCCTGTACCTGTCGTTTTCATCAAAACCATCTCCCGTTTGGAATACCCTGTTACATCTGGATTATAAGAAACTCCGTTCAGATTCGTCGGGCTTCCCATATACAGCCATCCTCTTGTATACGCATCTATATCAGAAGCCGCATCAGGTTGATTGATACCCAACAGCATCAAATATACTCTATATTTATTTCCATCCGAATTAATCTGATAAGCAGTATTCCAGGAAACGTCCCCTTTAGCCTCCACGCCAATCAATGAAGAATGAGAGACCTGTGACGGCCAGGTAGCCGTTGACTTATCATAATCCCCATAACGGGCATTTAAATAGGGTTGTTTATCTACCGGCCAATGAGACATCTGATAATTTATATCATGCCAGGTCAAGTCATTCTCAATCGGCAACGGAGAGACTTCCGGACGTTCAGGAGTATAAGAGAAAACAGAAAAAGCATCAGGAGCATTATTTAAATGAGCAGTATAGATTTGCTCTTTCCAGTTTTTCACATTCTGGTTGACTTCATCAAATGGTTTAGCCGGATAAAGATCATACCGGTTGCCTGAAAGATTAGAAATACTAAAAGCCGGTTGTTTCACATGATCTGACGGAATGGATGAACTGCCGGAAATAACCATGGGCTCACTCAACTCATGATAGCGATAATAAGCCTGTCCCGCCTGTTTCTGAATATACTCGATGCGTCTCACGCCTACTCCGTCAGCATAGAAAGTATAATACTCGTCTACTTCCGGATATATCCCGTCAGGATAAGGAGCCTTATAATCCGGATTTACCAACGCATAATGGTACTTAACCACTTTCCTTACTTTATTATTCTCTATGATATCCACTTTCGCATGCGCCAACAAACGATCCGACATTGGCTCGAAGCATCCTTTACTCAAATCCGACCATGTTTCAGCAAACTCATAACAATAAAGCAATTCGTTATTCATGTGCCAAGCAGGTACAAAGTTTGCCTCCGACCAGAAAACAAATTGTCTGTTTTGTGCAGCAGCCGGGCAATGTTTCGGATTGAAACTGATTACCGTCGCATCCCCCGGAAAGCCAGCCCATGTAAAATTACGCTGTTTTACATCAAATTCCGGAGAGGACTCCACGACATCTTCAGCCGAAAACTCTTCAAAACGAATATCTGAAAAGTTGACTTCTGTCGAGTTTTCATTACCATTCCTGACTATCGGACAAATAAAATAGTTCTGTCCCTGTCCTCCCCAATCTTTCGATTGAGCAAGTTCAATCCAGTTCTCATGAAATTTCCCATCAATTTCTTTTCCAACACTCACATAAAAATGAAAGAAACCGGATATCTTATTCCTGATGATACGTGCCTTACCTGTAGAAGCTGTAAAAGGAACAGAAAAATAGCTATTATTGAGAGGTATGGAATAACGGAAAGAATAATCATTTTTATTTATCTTCTTCGTATTATCCAAAACGTTATCTATTCCGTCCTGACGATCCAATACCCGTACGGTCGACACACCGGATTCTGTACACACACTCACCGAAGTATAATTATTGAAATCCGGTTTCCCGTTCTTCTCCCGGACAATAGCCAAGCCAAAGTTAGTTGTTTTATCAGCTGTTACCTCCGCAATAAAATGTCCCTGCGCAATCTGTGGTAGACAAACACCATAAGTAGAATTCTTCCCGTTTAACCCTATTTTTACAGAGGAACCGGAAACATCAAAACGACCATTAGCCCCTATCGTTAAAGCGACAGGCTGATACTCCGTAACCACAGGAGGAGCCGGTTTTTCTTCTGGATTAACCGGCATATAGGGATCATCCAAAGTGCAAGCTATCAGGCTGGAAAGCAGACAAGCTGCCAATATATTATTCATTATCTTCTTCATTTTTATTATGTATTAATAGGTCCGATTGAGATATACATTTCACAATCAATTGACTTGATTTACCGAGAGATATTTCAATTGCTTCTCAAAAGCCGCCGCTGAAAGATGAGTCTTCACCTGAACCACTTCCTCTTTTCCCGGTATCAGCGTTACGTAATTCTGCTCAAAGAAACTTTCATCGTCATCTACATAAAGATAAAGCCCTCTAATCAGTGCAGAAGAACGAAGCCGTAAATTGACTCCTTCATTGGTCTTCTCCACCGTTATAATAGGAGCCACCTTTGAATAAGTATACTGATTGGAGTAGACCGGATAATGGATGTTCGAAGAAACAGTTTTACCATTTTCATTCAACGTCACATAAATGAAAACTTCGTTCTCTTTCTTACCTCCATAAAGTTCCGTAGTTGTTATCGAAGCCACATCTTCACACCCATTAGCACCCAAATCAAATGAAACTTTCTTTGAGAACACCGTCTGTCCCTCCAAAGTCAGAGTCGTTATCTCCAACTCTCCTTTCATCTTTTGCAAACGATCGGAAATGGCCTTGAATACGACTTGTTTTCCGGAAGCATAAGGAGAAACCAATACCTCGTCATATGCATCGCGGGCATAATACTGTAAAGCCTTCCATCTGCCACAATAATCAATACTTGACCACGAAGCTACCGGCCAACAATCATTAATCTGCCAATAAAGTGTTCCCATACAGTAGGGTTTTGCACGACGATGAGCTTCAATTCCAATCTTCACCGCCTCCGCCTGCAAATACTGGCTCATATAAACAAATGCACTAAAATCATCGGGAACTTTAAAATATTTCTCCATATACATCTTCATCATATTATTCCCGAAATTCGGATCACGAGTCTGGTCATTGCGGGCACGCTGATGAGACAACATAACTTCCGAATCCAAACGCAAATCATGTTCACTTGCAAAACGACGGATGGTGCGCATCTCCGGATAAGACTGAAAACCATACTCACTCATAAAGCGACCTATGTTTTTAGCTTCCGTGTACTCTTCAAGCCATCCTCCTTTCCAGACAGACCAGAAGTGTACATCTCCCATATTATAATCTATATTATTATAGCCGGTCACAGGAGATGTCGGGTGATAATACCTCGTTTCATCCACAGCCTGTATCGCTTCCGGAATTACGTCATAAAAGAGTTTATGCAGATTACTCTGATAAATTCTGTCTTCTTCGGGCGTATAACGATCTTTCCATCCCCATCCGAAATATGAAATCTCATTTTCATTGTTTCCGTTCCAGAGTGCAATGCAAGGATGATTACGCAAGCGTTTTACATTATCCTTCACTTCCTCGGCCACGCTATTCAAATAATGCTCGTCAGCGGGGAACATGCCACAGGCAAACATCATATCCTGCCAGACAAGAATACCGTATTTGTCACACATTTCATAAAACGCATCCATCTCATAAATACCTCCACCCCAAATACGCAACATATTCATATTCACATCAGCTGCCGACTTGATGATATATTCGTACCAACTTTCAGGCACCCTGTTCGGAAAATTATCCAAAGGAATATAATTGGCTCCTTTCATAAAGACCGCTTTTCCATTCAGCTTCACAAACATTGACTGCCCCTGTTCATCTTTTTCACGAACTATTTCCAATGTACGGATACCCGTCTTTACACGGTCTGTCACCTTACGTCCTTCTTTATCCAATACAATATCGAAATCATACATCCGGGGATTGCCTAATCCGTTAGTCCACCATAATTCAGGATTCTTCACTTCGAAGTCTACCCGTACCGTGTTCATCCCTTTAGTTAATGCTACTTGTTTACGAACAGCCTCTTTCTTATCATATTCCACTGTAAACGTTGCCTTCGTATCCTCATCACTCATCACCGTACAAACAGCCTCCATCTTCGCTTTTCCCGACTCCAGTTTCCGGGTAATAATTTGAGTTCCATCGATATGGATATCATCCCAGTATTCCAGATAAACATCTCTCCAGATACCGGTAGTAATCAAACGAGGGCCCCAGTCCCATCCATAATTATATCCGGCTTTGCGGGCATAAAGGCTTAACATAATATCCGACTGATCATTATTAGGCCATGCCTGCAACTGGAAAGGAGACGCCAGGTACTTAGGCATATCCACCTTAAATATAGAATGGAAATAGATGCGGATAGTATTCTCCCCTTTCTTCAAATAAGGAAGAGGATTCAAAGTCCATGTACGAAACATATTGTCACACTTCATCACTAGATAATCATTGATATAAATATCGGCATACGTATCAAGTCCGGCAAAAACTAGCTGTACATTGGGCGCTTGAAGCAGAGCCTCATCTACTATGAAAGTCTTTTTATATTCCCAATCCTTTTCTCCAATCCATTGCAGGGATTTCTCATTCACTCCGTAAAACGGGTCCTTTATCATACGATTATTCATCAAATCGGTATGTACGGCTCCGGGCACTTGTGCCGGGAGCCAATTTTGAGATATAGATTGCTTGAACTGCCATTCATCATTCAGACTGATCCGGCTTTTGTTTTTCGCCGTAACAGGTATCAAACAGGTAAATAACATAAGCAATAATATATATTGAATCTTTTTATGCATAATACAAATTAGTTTAATGATAAGTGATTACTCAATCCAGGTCACTCTCTACCAGAATAGTACTCCGGAAATGAGTTGTATTTCCCGATTTCGGAACAATAAATGTAATCTTGGCAACCGCTGATTTATAACTCGTATCATCGCCCAACGAAGGTGATATATTATAATTTCCCGGTTTACCGCTTTCTTCTACGGCTTTAAAGTTGTCATCTTCAAACGTTATATTCGGACAAGAGAACTCACCTCCCCAGTCTTTTTGATTATAGAATTTGAATTGAACCCATTTACTGACAATGACAGTCTGCGAGTAAACTGTTTGGGTAGCATCTTCCGATACTTTACGGAAAATAACCGCATTATTAAAATCCCAATCCGGATTATAGTTCCACAATTCCGGGCGACCGATTCCCCAACCATTCACAAACAAAACTTCCGGATAGGAAACATTAGTAGTTAACGGATTTTCCGCACTCTCTACAAAAACAAAGTTGAACATCGTATTCATATATAACGTCACATTACCTGTCTGCCCGATATACATCAACTTATCTCCTTCCAGTTTAAAGAAATCCGGATCAAACTTCAACACATTGAGATCAATCAATTCTGTCCTCACTTCTTCACCGTTTGTCAAAGAAACATTCTGGGCACGAAGTGTATTGCTTACAAAATCATTATCCGACGCATTCTTCTTATACAGCATGAAGACAACATCATTTACCGTCATTTCCTTTTTCAGAGGTGAAATCTCAAAAGAAAAAGCATCGAATACCACCTCTCTCACTTTCTCTTCCGTACTCTGTGAATCACAAAGGGAAACCGGACGCGACGAAGCCAACTCGCAAGTATTCGTACTGGCATCAAATCCCCATACCATTCCTTTCTTTTCCGGCTCGCTATATATAAACACATTTGTATTATTCGGCAAGTCTACAGTAGCCTTATATAAATAAGGAGTTAACGGATTACTTTCATCCCTTTGCAGCACAATTTCTTCCCCTGTTTCACCAACCACTACATATAATTGTGCAAAATCCGGCCTTTCCAATGGAATCTCGTAAGATTGTTCTGCTGTTTTCACATTTTTATTTGTAGCCACAACCTCCAGAGAAGCAAGTTGCTCGCCACACAAACGTCCGAACGGCACTTCGATTTCTTCTTCCACTTTCAATGTCTTTTGATTATTTCCCGGAAGAGTTTTGGAATAAAGCACCGCCTGATTGGCAACCAAGCGTATTTCTACGTGCGACAAGGCATCTGCATCCGTCACCTCCACGTTTAATTTTACCGACCCACCATATTGCAACTGTTCCTGATTCAAGGATAACTTTCCAATGACAGGTGCTTCGGCAGACGGATCGAAAAACATTTCATCCTGATTCTGGCAAGAAACAGCCAGTAACCCGATAAATATATAGAATGAAACAAGCTTATATAAATTCGTTTTCATATTTCTTCATTTAAAGATTAATAAAGGAAGAGGATTAATTATACCCCGGATTTTGAGTTAGGTTCGGATTACGATCCCTTTCTTCCTGCGGAATAGGCATCAGCAACATGTGTGCGGGGAATTTACCCGTAACAGTCGTTTGTTCTCCATCCACAATTTCCGACCACGTCAGACTTGACAGGGTGCTTTGAGCAATTCCATAACGTTTCAAATCAAAGAATCGCTCTCCTTCGTAAGCCAGTTCCAAGCGTCTTTCTTTCAAAAGGAGCCGGGTCAGTTCTTCTCTTGAACTGGCATTCAATTCCTGAAGTCCGATACGGGTACGAATCTTTTGCAGATTGGGTTCCGCTATTGCAGTTGCCGGACCGGACAAAGCATTGACTGCTTCTGCATGCAACAAAACAATATCAGCCAGACGGAAAATATAGATCAAGTCTCCGCAATCCCATCCTACCCGATTCTTTGCCCTGCACTTGTAAGGGAAAGGCAATGTGCGGGTTTCCCATTGTCCATTCTTCAGTTGCGCATAATACTGGTCGAACCAAATATTGTTAATGTCCTCAAAGATGACCGTAGAGTTTTTACGAACCTGATCTCCTTCATCATCAAAAGCTTTCAGCAAACTTTGGGAAGGTGTCAGATATTTACGCCAATTCTGCTCTGTCATGGAAGGAGGCAATAGAAGAACAGGTACGTAATTATTTTCCGTACTGTTGGCGATATACTGTACAGCCAGAATCGTCTCACTATTATTACGATGTTCATCGTCAAACAGATGGTCATACGTATCCACCAATCGGTATACCGGCGAATTCATCACTGCTTCCGAATAGGTCTTCACCTTATCCCATTCTACATTGCCGGGTGCACCTTTCGTTGCATACACTTTTGCAAACAAAGCGTTAACCGCCCCTTTACTGGCAAATCCTCTGGTTTCAGCTTCCGTAGCACGCTTGTCCGGTAAACGGGTCAACGCAAATTCCAAATCTTCAATGATACGTGCATAAACTTCCTCTTCCGAATCGGCACGAGGCACTTGCACATCAGCCGGAGCAGTGCTTCCCGTAGTAGTCACAACAGGCACACATCCCCAGGTCTTTACTAAATTAAAATAATGCAACGCCCGCAAGAAAGAAGCTTCTCCAAGCATTTCTTCACGTTTACTCACTCCGGTAAAAGCTTCCGCGTCCAACAACGGATCATTAATTTGAGGTATATATTTCAAAGCTACGTTACAACGCATAATACTTCCGTAAAGCGACTTCCATGATTTCATAACAACCGCATTACGGGGAGTCAGGTCGCGTAAGAACACATTATTGATATCCACATCATCACCACCACTGTATGCATTATCCGCAAAACAGTCTGCAAGAATCATATAATACCACATATAATATTCTTCATGCCCCTTCTGTATTCCGTCATAGCAACTGATAATCAGTGCTTCCGCATCTTTTATGGAAGTAAAAGCATTGGCTTCGGTCAGTTCTCCCTGCGGTGTTTCTGTCAGGAAACTATCACAGGAGGTCAGCCCTACATTGAGCAGCAAAGCTGCGGATATAAATATAGAATATATCTGTTTCATGTCTTTTTTAGATTTAATGAGTTGAACAATGCTCAAAATACAATAGTAGCTCCCAGAATATAAGTTCTTGCATGGGGGAAGACACCCTGGTCGATTCCCATAGCCGAAGAACTGCCTCCACCGATATTCACTTCCGGGTCATAACCTCTGTAATTGGTAAAAGTCACCAGGTTATCCCCTGATATATAGACCGTCACTCTGTCCATCAAAGCCTTCCGGGTCAGCGGACGCGGCAAAGTATATGACAGTTTCACATTTTTCAGTTTAAAGTAAGATCCGTCTTCTACAAAACGGGAAGAAATAGCCGGGTATTTATCTTTCTCCGCACGGGGCACAGTAGTGTAGTCTCCCGGATTACGCCAACGCATCAGGACACGGTCGGACTGGTTGCGGGAGTCGAACATTCCTTCGGTAAACATACGGGTGGCATTATAAATATCATTCCCGTATGAACCCTGAAAGAAGAAAGACAGGTCAAAATTCTTATATGAAAAAACATTGTTGATGCCATACAGAAATTTCGGCTGTGCACAACCTAAGATCCGGCGGTCTTCATCTGCACTCAAATCTTCTTCATACACTAACATTCCGTTAGCCTTTTCGTACATCATACGTCCGTTTTGCGGGTTTACTCCTGCTGCCTGAAAACCATAAAAAGAACCTAAAGCCTGTCCTTTCTGAATGATAGACACATTTCCGGAGATTTTCTTATCAAGTGATCCGGTAAAGATAGCAGGACTTCCTGCCATATCTGTCACCTCATTCTTATTAGTGGAGATATTAAAATCTGTTGTCCATTTTAGTTCTCCGGTCAGATTACGCGTGGTCAGTTGGAACTCCAATCCTTTATTTACCACGCTACCTACATTTTGCATACCCGAATCGAATCCGGAAGTTTGAGGCAGCTTTACCATTAACAGCAAATCGGTTGTTTTCTTATAGTATGCATCGGCAGTCAACGTCATTCTTCCATTAAGGAAAGAGAAGTCGAGTCCCACATTGGTCTGGGTAGTTCTCTCCCAACGCAACTTATCATTCCCTATCTGGCTCTGATAATATCCTGGTAAAATAATGCCATCCATATTATAATTGGCTCCGATTCCATAAATCCCATAAGAACTATAATAACCCACCTGGTCATTACCAACCTGTCCCCAGCCGACACGCAGTTTCAAATCACTCAACCAATCCAATGGTTTCATAAATTCCTCCCCAGTCAGTCTCCATCCCAAAGAGAAAGAAGGGAAATACCCCCAACGGTTGTTCACTCCAAACTTGGAAGAACCGTCAGCACGGAAATTGACAGTGGCGAGGTACTTATTCTGGTAGTCATAGGTCACTCTCCCCAATACAGAAGCATTGGTAGATGCACCATAATCTTCACTTGGCTTGTTTAATACAGTTCCGGCGTTCATAGAATGTATTTTATTATCAGAGAATCCACGTATAGAACTGTTTGCCGATTCTCCCACATAGCGGGAAGCCACAAACCCCGCCAAAGCCGAGAAACTGTGATCTCCTATCTTCTTAGTATAAGTCAGAATTTCTTCGTTGATCCATTTGTAATTTAACGAAGTGTTATAACTCGCTTGTCCCTGCTGGTTACGTCCCCAAGCTGAACTGAACGGGTCCAGAAATTCTTTGTACCGGGAAGCACCCATTTCGATGCCCATGCTTGTTTTTAACTTCAGATCCGGAGTA includes:
- a CDS encoding beta-mannosidase, with translation MHKKIQYILLLMLFTCLIPVTAKNKSRISLNDEWQFKQSISQNWLPAQVPGAVHTDLMNNRMIKDPFYGVNEKSLQWIGEKDWEYKKTFIVDEALLQAPNVQLVFAGLDTYADIYINDYLVMKCDNMFRTWTLNPLPYLKKGENTIRIYFHSIFKVDMPKYLASPFQLQAWPNNDQSDIMLSLYARKAGYNYGWDWGPRLITTGIWRDVYLEYWDDIHIDGTQIITRKLESGKAKMEAVCTVMSDEDTKATFTVEYDKKEAVRKQVALTKGMNTVRVDFEVKNPELWWTNGLGNPRMYDFDIVLDKEGRKVTDRVKTGIRTLEIVREKDEQGQSMFVKLNGKAVFMKGANYIPLDNFPNRVPESWYEYIIKSAADVNMNMLRIWGGGIYEMDAFYEMCDKYGILVWQDMMFACGMFPADEHYLNSVAEEVKDNVKRLRNHPCIALWNGNNENEISYFGWGWKDRYTPEEDRIYQSNLHKLFYDVIPEAIQAVDETRYYHPTSPVTGYNNIDYNMGDVHFWSVWKGGWLEEYTEAKNIGRFMSEYGFQSYPEMRTIRRFASEHDLRLDSEVMLSHQRARNDQTRDPNFGNNMMKMYMEKYFKVPDDFSAFVYMSQYLQAEAVKIGIEAHRRAKPYCMGTLYWQINDCWPVASWSSIDYCGRWKALQYYARDAYDEVLVSPYASGKQVVFKAISDRLQKMKGELEITTLTLEGQTVFSKKVSFDLGANGCEDVASITTTELYGGKKENEVFIYVTLNENGKTVSSNIHYPVYSNQYTYSKVAPIITVEKTNEGVNLRLRSSALIRGLYLYVDDDESFFEQNYVTLIPGKEEVVQVKTHLSAAAFEKQLKYLSVNQVN
- a CDS encoding DUF5121 domain-containing protein, producing the protein MKTNLYKLVSFYIFIGLLAVSCQNQDEMFFDPSAEAPVIGKLSLNQEQLQYGGSVKLNVEVTDADALSHVEIRLVANQAVLYSKTLPGNNQKTLKVEEEIEVPFGRLCGEQLASLEVVATNKNVKTAEQSYEIPLERPDFAQLYVVVGETGEEIVLQRDESNPLTPYLYKATVDLPNNTNVFIYSEPEKKGMVWGFDASTNTCELASSRPVSLCDSQSTEEKVREVVFDAFSFEISPLKKEMTVNDVVFMLYKKNASDNDFVSNTLRAQNVSLTNGEEVRTELIDLNVLKFDPDFFKLEGDKLMYIGQTGNVTLYMNTMFNFVFVESAENPLTTNVSYPEVLFVNGWGIGRPELWNYNPDWDFNNAVIFRKVSEDATQTVYSQTVIVSKWVQFKFYNQKDWGGEFSCPNITFEDDNFKAVEESGKPGNYNISPSLGDDTSYKSAVAKITFIVPKSGNTTHFRSTILVESDLD
- a CDS encoding RagB/SusD family nutrient uptake outer membrane protein, whose amino-acid sequence is MKQIYSIFISAALLLNVGLTSCDSFLTETPQGELTEANAFTSIKDAEALIISCYDGIQKGHEEYYMWYYMILADCFADNAYSGGDDVDINNVFLRDLTPRNAVVMKSWKSLYGSIMRCNVALKYIPQINDPLLDAEAFTGVSKREEMLGEASFLRALHYFNLVKTWGCVPVVTTTGSTAPADVQVPRADSEEEVYARIIEDLEFALTRLPDKRATEAETRGFASKGAVNALFAKVYATKGAPGNVEWDKVKTYSEAVMNSPVYRLVDTYDHLFDDEHRNNSETILAVQYIANSTENNYVPVLLLPPSMTEQNWRKYLTPSQSLLKAFDDEGDQVRKNSTVIFEDINNIWFDQYYAQLKNGQWETRTLPFPYKCRAKNRVGWDCGDLIYIFRLADIVLLHAEAVNALSGPATAIAEPNLQKIRTRIGLQELNASSREELTRLLLKERRLELAYEGERFFDLKRYGIAQSTLSSLTWSEIVDGEQTTVTGKFPAHMLLMPIPQEERDRNPNLTQNPGYN
- a CDS encoding TonB-dependent receptor, which translates into the protein MKYHEKPAHFRELFSNLLPILLALFIWTNPVLAQNNGELITLSLKNKTIGEALETINKRYNYTFVLRTPDIDTKRKVSIDAKQQKIEDVLNNLFRGQDVSFDINNKTVRISKNVRQKDAESTQGATARNVTGQVTDSSGEPMIGVSVMVKGSNNGVVTNMDGKYEIKIDHPNQVLQYSFLGYLSQEKRIGDNRMLNVTLEEDVKKLDEVVVVGYSVQKKKDITGAVSTVLAKDIENIPVNDFGSALAGRSAGVQVITPSGKPNEGFSIRVRGATSINAGNEPLYVVDGVPTSDTKTINPSEIESITVLKDASSAAIYGNAGANGVVLITTKRGRKGEAQIELNAYYGFSERAKRIDVLNKDEYQDLLSDLGYPAMDTSVYNANIDWQDEMFRNAAMQNYQLSISGGNEKSLYYISAGFIKQDGIVKPSSFERMNFKINLEQELKKWVKIGTNLSYSKINDVDVSDGNSETVILQAITTPSVVGKYNADGTFPTLPFLSSLENPLSAVESYTRDYVYHKLLGNLYAEISFTPDLKLKTSMGIEMGASRYKEFLDPFSSAWGRNQQGQASYNTSLNYKWINEEILTYTKKIGDHSFSALAGFVASRYVGESANSSIRGFSDNKIHSMNAGTVLNKPSEDYGASTNASVLGRVTYDYQNKYLATVNFRADGSSKFGVNNRWGYFPSFSLGWRLTGEEFMKPLDWLSDLKLRVGWGQVGNDQVGYYSSYGIYGIGANYNMDGIILPGYYQSQIGNDKLRWERTTQTNVGLDFSFLNGRMTLTADAYYKKTTDLLLMVKLPQTSGFDSGMQNVGSVVNKGLEFQLTTRNLTGELKWTTDFNISTNKNEVTDMAGSPAIFTGSLDKKISGNVSIIQKGQALGSFYGFQAAGVNPQNGRMMYEKANGMLVYEEDLSADEDRRILGCAQPKFLYGINNVFSYKNFDLSFFFQGSYGNDIYNATRMFTEGMFDSRNQSDRVLMRWRNPGDYTTVPRAEKDKYPAISSRFVEDGSYFKLKNVKLSYTLPRPLTRKALMDRVTVYISGDNLVTFTNYRGYDPEVNIGGGSSSAMGIDQGVFPHARTYILGATIVF